From the Variovorax paradoxus genome, the window GCAGGCACGCCTGGGCGTCGACGTGGCCGGGCTCGAAGTGGAGAAGGCCAAGGCCGGCCACAAGCCCACGCTCGACGCCAACCTGGGCTACAACGTCACGCGCAACCCGACCGGCACCACCACCAGCACGGTGGGCACGCGGGTCAACGCGACCACGGTCGGCGTCGTCTTCAACATGCCGCTGTTCGCCGGCTTCGCCACCGAGAACCGAATCAAGGAAACGCTGGCGCTCGAAGACCAGTCGCGCAGCGTGCTCGAAGGCACGCGCCGCAACGTCGCGCAGGCCACGCGCGCGGCCTACCTCGGGCTGGTGTCGGGCGCGGGCCAGGTCAAGGCGCTGGAAGCGGCCGAGGCTTCGAGCCAGAGCGCGCTGGACGCCAACCGCCTGGGCTACCAAGTGGGCGTGCGCATCAACATCGACGTGCTGAACTCGCAGAGCCAGCTGTTCCAGACCAAGCGCGACCTCGCGCAGGCGCGCTACAACGTGCTGCTGGGCAACCTGAAGCTGCGCCAGGCCAACGGCACGCTGACGACCGACGACATGAACGCCATCAACGCGACGCTGGCAAGCAATGGCAGCGTGCCCGCCGTGCCGCCGGCCACTGCGCCGGACCGCGGCAATCCGGCACCGGCGGTGCCGGTCGCGCCGCCGAGCATTCCGGTGATTCCGCCGGTGCCGGTGCAGCCGTTCAATCCGCCGGCGCCGACGATGCCGACGGCACCTGTGCCGCCGGTCATCCTGAATCCGCCGGTGCGCTGAGGTGTTTTCTCCCTCCCCCGCTGGGGGAGGGTCGGGGTGGGGACATGACGGCTTGAACCCTTTGCAGCGCTCGTGGGGCGCTTGCCCCCATCCCAATCTTCCCCCAGAGGAGGAAGGAGCGACTACAGGACTCAGTCGAGCGTGGGTTCCGCGCGCGGCGGTTCGCTGTCCAGCGGGGCGTTCGCGGTTGCCATCGGCTCCGCGTCCTGCGCGATCGCCAGCACCGCAGCCGCCGTGCGCTCGGCCGCGCCGCGGTTCGACGACGAGAAGGCCTGGGCAGCCTGCGCCATGGCCGCGCGGCGCTCGGGGTTCTCGACCAGCTTCAGCGCGGCCGTGACAGCCTGCTCCATGCCCTCGACACGCAACGACGCCCCCGCCGCCAGCGAAAGCTGCGCGGCCTCGGCGAAATTGAAAGTCGACGGCCCCATCACCACCGGGCAACCGCAGGCTGCAGGCTCGATGAGGTTCTGTCCGCCCAGCGGCTCGAAGCTGCCGCCGAGCAGCGCCACGTCGGCCAGGCCGTAGTACAGCGCCATTTCGCCCAGCGAGTCGCCCAGCCAGATCTCGGCCTCGGCCGGCTGGCCCGCGGCGCTGCGTCGCGCCACGGCGAAGCCTTCGGCCTCGATCAGCGCAGCCACTTCGTCGAAGCGCTGCGGATGGCGCGGAACGATCATCCATTGCACGTCGTGCACCCGCTTGGCAATCGAGCGGATCGCACCCTGCTCCGGCGGCACCGGCGAGGTCGCGCCGAAGCGCTTGAGCACCTCGAGCAGCATCCGCTCCTCGCCGTCGCGCGAGCTGGCGAGCACCACCATCGGCTTGGGCAGGCGCTCGCGCAGCGACGTGGCCGCAGTGAGCTGGCGTGCGTCGGGCGTGGCGTCGAACTTCAGGTTGCCGTACACGCCGGCGACCTTGGCGCCCAGCGACACCAGCCGGTGCGCGTCGGCCTCGGTCTGCGCCCACACGGCGGTCAGCGCGGAATACGCCGGGCGCGCGAGCCAGGACAGCCGCTCCGCGGCTGCAAGCGATTTCTCGTTGAGCCGCGCATTGGCCAGCACCAGCGGAATGCGTCGCTCGGCGCAGGCGGCGGCCATGACGGGCCAGACCTCGGTTTCCATCAGCACGCCGATGCGCGGTTCGAACTTGTCGAGAAAGCGCGCCACGGCGCCCGGCGTGTCCCAGGGCTGCCACACCTGCGTGTCGCCGGGCTCGAGCAGCTTGGCGCCCTCCTCGCGACCGGTGGCCGTGCCATGCGTCAGCAGGATCGGCACGCCGGGGTACTGTCGGCGAAGCTCGGCGATCAGGATGGCGGCGGCGCGCGTCTCGCCGAGCGACACGGCATGCACCCAGCATTGGGCCTGCCCGGTGATGCTCGCGTCATAGCGACCGAAGCGTTCTTCCACGGCCACGCCGTAGCCGGGCTCGGCCTCCGCGCGGCGCCGCAGCTTGCGGCGCACCAGCGGTTGCACGGCGGTGGTGAAGACGCCATAGAGGCGAAGCAGCAAGGAACGCACGTCTAGCGCTCCCCCGCGCGGCGATGGAATTCAGAACGCATCAGACCTGCGTGACCCGTCATGCCAGAGATGCCGTGGAACCGGCTTCGCCGGGCCACAGGCATCGCCCCATGGAAGGGGGTTGGCGCAGCGACACGAAGTGCGCGAAGACTGGGGGTCATCCTAGTGCGCGGCTTCGGCCAGCTTCGCATCGGGCTTGACGGTTCGCAGCAAGGCCAGCATCTCGGCCTCGATGCGCTTCAGCGCTGCATCGGTCTGGCCTTCGAAGCGCAGCACCAGCACCGGCGTGGTGTTCGATGCGCGGATCAGGCCGAAACCGTCGGGCCAGTCCACGCGCAGGCCGTCGATGGTCGAGACCTTGGCGGGTGCCGCGAAGCTGGCGCCCCTCACGAGCGTGTCGACCACCGCGTGCGGCTCGCCCTCGGCACAGGCCACATTGAGTTCCGGCGTCGAGAAGCTGGTGGGCAGCGCGTTGAGTACATCGCTCGCGTTCGGGCTCTTGCTCAGGATCTCGAGCAGGCGGCAGCCCGCATAGGTGCCGTCGTC encodes:
- a CDS encoding 3-deoxy-D-manno-octulosonic acid transferase; protein product: MRSLLLRLYGVFTTAVQPLVRRKLRRRAEAEPGYGVAVEERFGRYDASITGQAQCWVHAVSLGETRAAAILIAELRRQYPGVPILLTHGTATGREEGAKLLEPGDTQVWQPWDTPGAVARFLDKFEPRIGVLMETEVWPVMAAACAERRIPLVLANARLNEKSLAAAERLSWLARPAYSALTAVWAQTEADAHRLVSLGAKVAGVYGNLKFDATPDARQLTAATSLRERLPKPMVVLASSRDGEERMLLEVLKRFGATSPVPPEQGAIRSIAKRVHDVQWMIVPRHPQRFDEVAALIEAEGFAVARRSAAGQPAEAEIWLGDSLGEMALYYGLADVALLGGSFEPLGGQNLIEPAACGCPVVMGPSTFNFAEAAQLSLAAGASLRVEGMEQAVTAALKLVENPERRAAMAQAAQAFSSSNRGAAERTAAAVLAIAQDAEPMATANAPLDSEPPRAEPTLD